In the Populus trichocarpa isolate Nisqually-1 chromosome 1, P.trichocarpa_v4.1, whole genome shotgun sequence genome, one interval contains:
- the LOC7485079 gene encoding glycerophosphodiester phosphodiesterase GDPDL3 isoform X1: protein MCNLRSFFTPLLAVLLLQSLVVVVSAQGSATTWQTLTGNPPLVIARGGFSGLFPDSSSDAFQFATLTSLPGVVLWCDVQLTKDSVGICAPDLRLDNSTSIAQVMQNKDKLYLVNGIPTRGWFTVDFTLNELSLVSLNQGIFSRSERFDYIYPIQTVEDVATLKPPGLWLNIQHDAFFTQHNLSMRSYVLSLYRRVVINHLSSPEAGFLRSIVKRFNLNITKLVFRFLESNVIEPSTNETYGSLSKNFTFIKTFASGILIPKSYIWPLDASNYLQPHTSIVSDAHKAGLEVFVSEFYNDVPLSYNYSYDPVTEYLRFVDNGEFSVDGVLSDFPVTPSATIDCFSGLGKNATPQVNLSVISKNGASGDYPGCTDLAYQKAILDGADVIDCPVQISKDGIPFCLGSINLYDSTTVAQSIYSNREQNIPQIKAGSGIFTFSLTWSEIQNLTPVISNPYSKYELLRNPKFKNLGKFLTLSDFLALAKNTSSLSGVLISIENAAYLIEKEGLPITDKVLEVLSLAGYDDPTSKKVMIESTNSSVLMKFRDESNYELVYRIEEDIQDAQDAALKDIKDFANSVVISKASVFPESSSFLSGVTNVVPKLQSHGLSVYVETFSNEFVSQAWDFFSDSTVEINSYVMGVNISGVITEFPLTSARYKRNRCLGYNVLPHYMSPAQPGGLMPLIPPFALPPAEPPNPVLTAPDVVEGPLPSHTASPPVPGGGATAVPPGAPNGLPKIGACIFLSNLAMLITILLLL from the exons ATGTGTAACTTACGCTCGTTCTTCACTCCTCTACTAGCTGTACTACTACTTCAGTCATTGGTGGTTGTTGTCTCTGCTCAGGGATCTGCTACTACCTGGCAAACACTCACCG GAAATCCCCCTTTAGTCATAGCACGTGGCGGGTTTTCAGGATTATTTCCTGATTCTAGCTCAGATGCTTTCCAGTTTGCAACACTTACAAGTTTGCCGGGTGTTGTCCTATGGTGTGATGTGCAGTTAACTAAAGATAGTGTGGGGATTTGTGCCCCTGATCTCAGGCTTGACAATTCTACTAGCATTGCACAAGTTATGCAAAATAAGGATAAGTTGTACCTAGTTAATGGAATTCCTACCCGAGGATGGTTCACAGTGGATTTCACTCTCAATGAATTGTCACTTGTATCCT TGAATCAGGGAATCTTTTCTCGGAGTGAAAGGTTTGATTACATTTATCCCATCCAAACTGTTGAGGATGTGGCTACCTTAAAACCACCAGGCTTATGGTTGAATATTCAG CATGATGCATTCTTCACACAGCACAATTTGAGTATGAGAAGCTATGTACTGTCTCTATACAGAAGGGTTGTCATTAATCATCTCTCATCACCAGAAGCGGGTTTCTTGAGAAGTATTGTTAAGAGATTTAACCTAAATATAACAAAACTGGTCTTCCGGTTTCTGGAATCAAATGTCATCGAGCCATCAACAAATGAGACATATGGTTCTCTCTCAAAGAACTTTACTTTCATCAAGACATTTGCATCTGGAATTCTTATCCCTAAGTCATACATATGGCCTTTAGATGCAAGTAATTACTTACAACCTCATACTTCTATCGTCTCGGATGCACACAAGGCAGGGCTAGAGGTTTTTGTATCAGAATTTTATAATGACGTTCCACTAAGTTACAATTACAGTTATGATCCTGTAACTGAGTATCTCAGATTTGTTGACAATGGTGAATTCTCTGTTGATGGCGTGCTCTCTGACTTTCCAGTAACTCCTTCTGCGACTATTG ATTGTTTTTCTGGTCTGGGCAAGAATGCTACACCTCAAG TGAACCTTTCGGTCATCTCAAAAAATGGTGCAAGTGGAGACTACCCTGGTTGCACTGATTTGGCTTACCAGAAAGCTATTTTAGATGGTGCTGATGTTATTGATTGTCCTGTTCAAATATCAAAAGACGGGATACCATTTTGCTTAGGCTCTATAAATCTTTATGACAGTACAACAGTTGCCCAATCAATTTACAGCAATCGTGAACAGAATATTCCACAGATTAAGGCAGGCAGTGGGATATTCACCTTTAGCTTAACATGGAGTGAGATTCAGAACTTAACTC CGGTGATTTCCAATCCATATTCAAAATATGAATTGTTACGGAATcccaaattcaaaaatttaggGAAGTTTCTAACATTGTCTGATTTCTTAGCATTGGCAAAGAACACTAGCTCGCTTTCTGGTGTCTTGATTAGCATTGAG AACGCAGCCTATCTTATAGAGAAAGAGGGATTACCCATTACTGACAAAGTACTTGAAGTCTTGAGCTTAGCTGGTTATGATGATCCAACTTCCAAGAAAGTTATGATTGAGTCCACCAACAGCTCAGTTCTAATGAAATTTAGGGACGAAAGCAATTATGAGCTTGTGTACCGGATTGAAGAGGATATTCAAGATGCTCAAGATGCAGCACTGAAGGACATCAAAGACTTTGCTAATTCTGTGGTCATCAGCAAGGCTTCTGTCTTTCCTGAAAGTTCTTCATTCCTCAGTGGTGTTACAAATGTTGTGCCAAAGCTGCAATCGCATGGGCTCTCAGTTTATGTGGAAACTTTCAGCAATGAGTTTGTATCTCAGGCATGGGACTTCTTCTCAGATTCAACAGTTGAAATTAACTCCTACGTCATGGGAGTCAACATCAGCGGTGTTATCACAGAATTCCCTCTGACTTCTGCCAGATACAAGA GGAACCGATGCTTGGGCTATAATGTTTTACCTCATTACATGAGCCCTGCTCAGCCTGGCGGTCTCATGCCGCTAATCCCACCTTTTGCCTTGCCCCCAGCTGAGCCTCCAAACCCAGTGTTAACTGCACCTGATGTTGTGGAGGGACCCTTGCCCTCTCATACAGCAAGTCCCCCAGTTCCAGGTGGTGGAGCTACAGCAGTACCACCAGGAGCTCCAAATGGGCTGCCCAAGATTGGTGCGTGCATCTTCCTGTCCAATTTGGCTATGCTCATCACCATTCTTCTGCTGCTTTAA